The genomic segment acacatttatcaCTTGTATTATTTGGTAATAGTTACACGTTGACTGCATCAATgaacttataataatatttttaaatatttatacaaatattacttaaaaaagtcataattctcatttacttaaattttattaaattaatattcatttaatgtGATGTAATATGCCATTGGAGTGCAAATATTCTTTGGAAAGAAGaatgtacaaatatacaaGTGATtacttctaaaaaaattacaattttgtaaatctgaatactttttattggtgccatttatatatcaatatatatttgtcacgtCTTTAAACATAAAGCTTCTTTTTAACAACTCATCTTTGTTGAAAGAACTATATTATTCTCATtcaatagtaataatttatattgttataattatcttaatgttttaattatatatttatattataagtttgtATACAATAATCTTTAATGTACACCAATATGCATGAGTGCATCCAATTCGCTATTAGTGTTTTTTTCATGCAATTTCGGAGTAACGTAACAATTGCGAATAATTATGTTCGCAATTTCCAAGAATAAGATGCCATCAATGctagcaattttttattgtaacttCACGTGTATAATTGCTCACAATGACGATAATAACGTAATGATCGGacagtgattattttatgttattatctGTTTTAAATCCGCAATGTTGCTCAACTGAAACGAGATACTGATTTTGTCAATAATTCTATGCAAAATGAATAAcaggaatttaattaattaattatcatcatGATTGAAATTGAtgcatattttgtttttgtcaTCGAAATTTAAATTGCTAGTTATATAGGATAATTACCTTCAAGAATGGGTTCgaagaaaagtaaattttgcCAAAGTGTCACACCAAATGAGTCGTCGGGCATTTCTAATTCACCCCCGTGCCTCTTAAGTAATGCGCTCTTATCTATAAAAGTCATTAAAGACTCCCAGTTTGTCCCGTGGAAGTGAATCCTTTTGCGAATTTTCTCctgtatataacaataaatttttattttctttttcttatgaatattttatagacagatgtgatattttaaatttattagaaaattcatTACGTCATATGActtaatgaattatattcggCTGTCGGAAAATTGTGTCTAAAAACCTCTAAAAATGGTTTGAAAATTGCGAATGCCATGTTGAAGAAAAATGACTGTTTTACAATATGGATACTTTTAAAGCGAATAGGCAAACAGTGCTGTATAAACTCAATTAACATTTTGGCGAAACTCGGAGTAAGATACGTCACGTGAGATAGAGATAAACCCTCTACATCTATGATGACACGCCCACCTGCGACCTAAGAAACAGAATAAAATTCAACAGTTcagttattttcaataattgttaagaaaaaaagtcgataaatttaagattaattctaaatttttatttatggatacatatctttatttcgaatcaaaaaagatattttctgaTGGCAAACCTGAGATTTGGGTTCTGTCATCGCTACACATAACAGCAATATTAAGGCTTTAAAGTACGCATTGAGTGACACTTCCTTTGGATTCCAACGTTTGCCGCCTTCTAGTACTAATATTCTACTTCCGTCTTTAGCTCTAAACGGCAATGGATAAACCAAATTGGCGAAAAATGCCGTTTTCTCTTTACTAGGCATcaaatctacatatatatgcggATAGTTTTGGCGGAATCGATAATACCGTTTCATCTATCAAACAATGCGAAGAATTTGAGTAATTTAATGTCATGTACAGAGTGTACTTTAAaactgatatttatatattttgcatgacTTTTTTAGCTAATCGAGAGATTACTCTTCCTAAACATGTCAAGGAggattattacttatatactttactaatttttaatatagaatgtagaatttaaaatatagttaaatctgtttttaaatttaaataaaattaatatccttAGATTGACTAAAAATTATCATCTTATCAGAGTTTtccttttcaaaattataatttttgaagagCTCCTTgtttatttagtaattaattacgTGAAAACTGTAGTTGGCTTGACATTTCATTGAACAAGAACTAATCtcaatctaaaattaatcagaattcgtacaaacttttaaataatatgtataataatatagtatatttaattcatacaCAACCAGTTGTATAGaaacacatatataacacacataataatattaattagatagttattttaaagtgagataattaaagatattaataataatatttttatacaaaaagtgTTCTGACTTACAAGCTTAAAAGCACTTTTCGGATAATGCTTACATGGTCGCAAGaatatgtcataaaaaattgtttcatctGGTACCTTTAGATCAGGTTCccctaataaaataaataagttaattcATTTTTAGTCATTGTTGTCagttaaaaactaaaaaaatatggatgTGTGTGAtacaagtttaataataataacaaaaaagaataataagatAGTTTAAATCACGTAATTCTACAGTAAATgtagaagatattttatgtataattaatgagaaGAAGGATAATGCGAGAAAATCAttgatatcaattataaaacaaactcatttcttttttacaattg from the Anoplolepis gracilipes chromosome 11, ASM4749672v1, whole genome shotgun sequence genome contains:
- the LOC140671317 gene encoding alpha-tocopherol transfer protein, whose protein sequence is MASSATVDEENVKLPCKEEIFRVWQENAPKIMFGEHKLKFDLDEIDDTFLQKAKEELRETPEITATSYTELRELIAGEPDLKVPDETIFYDIFLRPCKHYPKSAFKLMKRYYRFRQNYPHIYVDLMPSKEKTAFFANLVYPLPFRAKDGSRILVLEGGKRWNPKEVSLNAYFKALILLLCVAMTEPKSQVAGGRVIIDVEGLSLSHVTYLTPSFAKMLIEFIQHCLPIRFKSIHIVKQSFFFNMAFAIFKPFLEEKIRKRIHFHGTNWESLMTFIDKSALLKRHGGELEMPDDSFGVTLWQNLLFFEPILEVEQHCGFKTDNNIK